CTTTTGGGCCAAGAATAGAAAAATTATTCAGCCCCGAATATTGTGCCACCCTGATCTTGCCAGAGGTGTCAATCTTGATAGAAATTGGTTACACAAAGCTAGAGGTAAGTTATACACATGAGAAAGTAGACTAATGAATAATTTGCCTTAAGTACTGTATGGAAACTGCATTACCAAAAGTGACTTTTCTAGTAAACCCTAGAAACTTTACTTTAAGTAAAGTTGCTTAGCTCTTTCTTAATGGAAAACTAATTATGTAACGGTCATCAAAAAGTGCCATATTAACTGTAACTAACTTGCATTGCATGATCATATAAGACTGGGTGGAAAGGGTTTGTTAAGCAATCAAACATAAAACTGCCGTGCAAATATTGTAGAATTGCTACAAAATGTATTAATTTTGCAGGGGAGAGAGCCTGTGGCAATATGTACTTTGACAATGCTCTTTCGGAACAAGAGACATATAATCTGTCTGAATTCTTGGACAAAATAGCACCAAATATGTTGGCCTTCTTCAATGTTAAAGGATTTGATAATTTAATTACTACACCATATGCATTTAGGGATAAACAACAAAGTAATATTGATACTATTGTAAGTAAACAGGATTtgttaatatgtaatatttactGCCAAAGATACTCATTTTGTTAGATAACTGTTGCTAAGTAGCttattgtatcaaaatatgttACAAGAAGTTAAAGTCATATTGCTATCTAATTTGTATAAACTAAATCATCATTTACTTAGATTTAGAACAGCACTAATAATTATCTAGGTGGATAAATATTAACACTTTTCTCGAGAATGTATCTTATAAGGTATATCATTAAGCCCCCTCTATTAGGCTACATCAGATGCAATTGAGGCTTGAATTCTCATTTTTTAAGAATTTGGCAAGAAAAGAATTAAAAGATTGCCTTTAAAGATaaagaaatacaaattaaattaaaagataaataaaatgtatataattatacaatatatttatgtacaatATTATAGTATCCACCTTAACTGCCTTTACTCTAATGCAATGTCAAAAACTTATATTACTCAACATCACAACTACTAGCAATGACAGAGAAATGCAATTTTCACAAGAGTTCACTACTACTCCTTTATTATGCCTcataaaaatgattaattttgtgtaaacTAACAAATAGCAATTGCTGGGAtctgtaaataattatgtattcttTTACAGAGGGAAATACTAAGGCAAACAGCACACGATTTAAATACAAAGTTCAACAAATCTTATTACTATGGGACCACCAGAAGTCTTCTATGTAAATATATCTTAATATTCAGTTTAGCTAGAATAAGTAAGCCTAAACCTTCAATATACCATTAGTAAAGTGTATATTATAAGTCACTTAAAAGGTAGTATTTAATGaatcttattataaattatatgttTTTGAGAAGCTTGCTTATCATTGGGTACTACTACAAATGGGTAAACTTATTACCTGTAAGTTAAACACTCTAAAGTTGATTTATTTcctaaataatgtattgaaaaaaatatagataTGATTTGTTAATCTTCTTAATAAGTTAGTACAAATTACAAAATTTGTTTCAGTTAACTATACTGGAAATAGTGCAGACTGGGTGAAAGAAAATTTAAATGTACCTGTGGTAATAACCTTCTACTTGACACACTATGATAATATTTTGCCAGAAGTAACAGATATTGGCCCATTGCATTTAGAACTAGCAAGGGGAATAAATGAAATCCTTTCATTCACTGCCAATCTGTATGGGCcactatttaattaataatatgaagAAATACTTGCTACTAATTTTTATGATTATTATTTCTGATTGAGCATAAGACAATATGAACAGTAAATGTTTGACATTCGCATTTGATCTTTAATTTAAATGAAGTAGTAACACATCTTAAATTTTATAGTATACCTGTCCTGGAGCCATATGCCCAATTTGATGCTGCATGTATCCATGGGGAGGGCCTTGCCCAGGCATGCTGGGATGCTGTGCTCCTCCAGGCATGGCCAACCCATTAGGACCAGAGGGATGCGAGCCAGTGGGCATGGCGTGTCCCGGACTGCCCATATGCCCGCCAACCATATGAGGCGGCATCTGATGCGAGTTAGGAGGCATGCCGGGATGTTGCTGCGGGGGCCCGTTTGAATTAGACGCAATTGGGTGAGGCGCCGGCCCGGGCGACATGTGGTTCGACATCTGGCCCTGAGGAGCCCCCGCCTGATGCGGTGTCGGTGGCCCGTTTACATGCTGCTGGTTGTACGGGCTGTGAGGCGACTGAGGAGGTGCCGGGCTTTGTGTAGGCGGCCCCATAGGACTTGGCGCCTGGGGCGGGGGCATTGGACTGCTCTGAGGAGACGGACTAGCCATCTTTAAGCAATGATTATCTTATTACACCATGTCACACTTGAATCATGCGAATTCGCGTCGCTAGATGATATGGCGGCGCGTCGACCGATGTATTGACTAAATTTTCTTCTGTTCGATCACTTCAAATACACATTACTTATGGTAAgattaaaatgtatgtttatAACGTCTTCAGTATTAATCCAAACACGTAATTTCTAGAATTACCAAAGAAATACGAAATATGAGAAACAAGCCCACACAAGCGAACGAGAAAGTAGATTGGGCACCACCACA
This genomic stretch from Leguminivora glycinivorella isolate SPB_JAAS2020 chromosome Z, LegGlyc_1.1, whole genome shotgun sequence harbors:
- the LOC125240609 gene encoding carboxypeptidase A1-like, yielding MYFDNALSEQETYNLSEFLDKIAPNMLAFFNVKGFDNLITTPYAFRDKQQSNIDTIREILRQTAHDLNTKFNKSYYYGTTRSLLFNYTGNSADWVKENLNVPVVITFYLTHYDNILPEVTDIGPLHLELARGINEILSFTANLYGPLFN